A single genomic interval of Rhinatrema bivittatum chromosome 12, aRhiBiv1.1, whole genome shotgun sequence harbors:
- the CSF1 gene encoding macrophage colony-stimulating factor 1 isoform X1: protein MFSCCSVQFMLLLFMVHQLQATENISCKNAITDRHLQFMDELIDSQLQSSCKITFDFVDPVQLTDDVCYIQAAFELLNEVFNTHMKFKKGSLNFNNTEEMKNLFDELLYEDCIPTLDKGCCKQCAMTFTMSHQEMLEMVKVVFLKSQKLLQNTTIQMKKNCMEEIAQCRRAQQPPPSGPTQCDCSCPSLQNLTRGDSTFLLTTSSTWEHLPNVSTDNLPSSTVAPTVMPACQGSSILPKDVPDATLTPFVISETELRDYSSGQGSFKSPEDVVVPSFILSAVTAKGQDPHVFSTESTLVPETPASNAWSSSDNVMKNAESTGPTAGSHTAAVDSSQPMSGAALLLCRLCRTNGQGSRDKAATQQSLLEVNAESNHFPSADLLPQKEGPAVPLSRDTQTLASTTSRLSVSAPHPEDPAKDSTAPWKVTPTILFQGAITDLEQLITRARSPTKRHISEFRSKGGGESMQRSSEREEHSAGPRSEFKSFSDTGKQGREMAQTESQSKVFLSCVLPMLAGLLLVLCGLLYYRHKSKNLKQTLERMSRETEPEERPLNGQLVELQVQGIV, encoded by the exons ATGTTTAGTTGCTGCTCGGTCCAGTTCATGCTTTTGCTTTTTATGGTCCATCAGCTGCAGGCCACAGAAAACATTTCCTGCAAAAATGCTATCACCGACCGTCACCTTCAATTCATGGATGAACTG ATTGACAGTCAGCTACAGAGCTCCTGCAAGATAACGTTTGACTTTGTGGATCCAGTACAACTG ACAGATGATGTCTGCTATATCCAAGCAGCATTTGAATTGCTGAATGAGGTTTTCAACACACACATGAAATTCAAGAAGGGTTCTCTGAATTTTAATAATACAGAAGAAATGAAAAATCTGTTTGACGAGCTCCTGTATGAAGATTGCATCCCCACACTGGACAAAGGATGCTGCAAG CAATGTGCAATGACATTCACCATGTCCCATCAAGAAATGCTAGAAATGGTGAAAGTTGTGTTTCTGAAAAGTCAGAAGCTTCTGCAGAACACTACAATCCAGATGAAGAAAAACTGCATGGAAGAGATTGCACAGTGCAGAAGAGCACAGCAACCTCCACCCTCAG GTCCTACTCAGTGTGATTGCAGCTGCCCTTCCCTGCAAAATCTCACCAGGGGAGACTCCACCTTTCTCCTCACAACCTCCAGTACCTGGGAGCACCTTCCAAATGTCTCCACTGACAATCTCCCTAGCTCCACTGTAGCCCCCACTGTCATGCCAGCATGCCAGGGCAGCAGCATTCTTCCAAAAGATGTGCCTGATGCAACACTCACCCCTTTTGTAATCAGTGAGACTGAACTTAGGGACTACAGCTCTGGGCAAGGTAGCTTCAAGAGCCCAGAGGATGTAGTGGTCCCcagcttcattctctctgctgtgACTGCAAAAGGACAGGACCCTCATGTCTTCAGCACAGAATCCACACTGGTCCCAGAGACTCCAGCCTCCAATGCTTGGAGTAGCAGTGACAATGTAATGAAGAATGCCGAGTCTACAGGACCTACTGCAGGAAGCCACACTGCGGCTGTAGACAGCAGCCAGCCAATGTCTGGGGCAGCCCTGCTTTTATGCAGACTATGCAGAACAAATGGGCAGGGCTCAAGAGACAAGGCTGCTACTCAGCAATCCCTGCTGGAAGTGAACGCTGAAAGCAATCATTTCCCCTCTGCAGATCTGCTGCCTCAGAAGGAGGGACCAGCAGTGCCCCTCAGCAGGGATACACAAACTCTTGCCTCAACTACTTCAAGGCTAAGTGTAAGTGCACCACATCCTGAGGATCCAGCAAAGGACTCCACTGCTCCCTGGAAAGTGACCCCCACAATCCTATTTCAGGGGGCCATAACAGATCTAGAACAGCTGATCACCAGGGCCAGGTCCCCAACCAAAAGACACATCAGTGAGTTTCGAAGTAAAGGCGGAGGAGAAAGCATGCAGAGGTCCAGCgagagagaggagcactcggCAGGTCCCCGATCTGAATTTAAATCCTTCTCTGATACAGGAAAACAAGGGCGGGAAATGGCACAGACAGAGAGCCAGAGTAAAGTCTTCCTTTCCTGCGTGCTGCCCATGCTTGCTGGACTGCTGCTGGTCCTGTGCGGACTGCTGTACTACCGACACAAGAGCAAG